One segment of Triticum aestivum cultivar Chinese Spring chromosome 2A, IWGSC CS RefSeq v2.1, whole genome shotgun sequence DNA contains the following:
- the LOC123185763 gene encoding uncharacterized protein codes for MMTARGSPRLSLLKKVVERDRASPPTSSVTKRRRGSPKEDRAQWNASLEKDLVDLLREHDTPEHKGQNGWSSEAWNTIVKKFHQKNPYARYEKKKIQEKEKELKREYKMIKEIRKQSGVSWDDRQCRILADPPLWKNIIISHPKAGKFKTKGFPLFQALGELHDG; via the exons ATGATGACTGCTCGAGGGTCACCAAGGTTGAGCCTCCTCAAAAAAGTTGTCGAAAGGGATAGAGCATCACCTCCTACAAGCAGCGTGACAAAGAGGAGGAGAGGGTCTCCCAAAG AAGATAGAGCACAGTGGAATGCAAGCCTTGAGAAAGATCTTGTGGACTTGCTTCGTGAGCATGATACACCTGAACATAAGGGTCAAAATGGATGGAGCTCAGAAGCATGGAATACGATAGTGAAGAAATTCCACCAAAAGAATCCTTATGCTAGGTACGAGAAGAAGAAAAtccaagaaaaggaaaaagagttgAAAAGAGAATACAAGATGATCAAAGAGATAAGGAAGCAAAGCGGCGTTTCATGGGACGACCGGCAGTGCAGGATTCTAGCGGATCCACCACTTTGGAAAAACATCATCATA TCACACCCTAAAGCTGGAAAGTTCAAGACAAAAGGCTTCCCTCTTTTTCAAGCTTTGGGAGAATTGCATGATGGTTAG
- the LOC123189892 gene encoding 60S ribosomal protein L14-1 — MPFKRFVEIGRVALVNYGKDYGRLVVIVDVVDQNRALVDAPDMVRCQMNFKRLSLTDIKIDIKRIPKKATLIKAMEEADVKTKWENSSWGKKLVVQKRRASLNDFDRFKVMLAKIKRGGAIRQELAKLKKEVAAA; from the exons ATG CCGTTCAAGAGGTTCGTGGAGATCGGGCGGGTGGCCCTGGTGAACTATGGCAAGGACTACGGccgcctcgtcgtcatcgtcgACGTTGTTGACCAGAACAGG GCACTTGTTGATGCTCCGGACATGGTCCGCTGCCAGATGAACTTCAAGCGGCTCTCTCTGACCGACATCAAGATTGACATCAAGCGGATCCCTAAGAAGGCAACTTTGATCAAAGCAATGGAGGAAGCTG ATGTGAAGACCAAGTGGGAAAACAGCTCATGGGGCAAGAAGCTGGTTGTCCAGAAGAGGAGGGCATCGCTCAATGACTTCGACAGGTTCAAGGTCATGCTCGCCAAGATCAAG AGGGGAGGAGCTATCAGGCAGGAGCTAGCGAAGCTTAAGAAGGAGGTTGCTGCTGCTTAG